ATAGGCCTCGCTGAGCCGCTTCCCGCTGCCGTCGGGGCCGGTCCGGACGGTCTGGTTCATCGTGTGATCTCTCCTTGTGCTGTACGTCTCTTCACAGATCATTGCTCATCCGCCCATGGGACATAACATTTCCCAATGAGCACTCCAGGTCACGCAGGGCAGGGTCTTCAACTCGCCCCCTTCCGAGGGCTGCGCTACGTCCCCGAGCGAGTGGGCAGTCTCGCCGCTGTCACTTCGCCCCCTTATGACGTCGTCGTGCGGCCGGACGGTCTGCGCCACCTGGAGACCGCCGACCCGCACAACATCGTGCGGCTGATCCTCCCGCAGGCCGCCACCGCCGCCGACCGGCACCGGCAGGCCGCGGACACGCTGCGGCAGTGGCAGGAGGAGCGGATCCTCGCCGCCGACCCCGAGCCCGCCCTGTACGTCTACGAGCAGCGCGGTGACGGCATACTGCAGCGCGGTCTGATCGGCGCCCTGCGTCTCAGCCCCCGCGAGGAAGGCGTCGTCCTCCCCCATGAGGACGTCATGCCGCACATCGTCGAGGACCGCGCCGCCCTGATGCGCGACACCGCGGCCAACCTCGAGCCGCTGCTCTTCTCCTACCGGGGCGGCGAGAACGGCACGGCGGACGTCATCGAGCGTGTCATCCGCTGCGAGCCGCTGCTGTCGACGACCACGGAGGACGGCTACGCCCACCGCCTGTGGTCGATCACCGACGCGGACGACCTGGCCAGGATCGACGAGGATCTCTCCCGGCAGCAGGCCCTGATCGCGGACGGCCACCACCGCTGGGCCACGTACCTGCGGCTGCGCGCCGAGCAGCCCGCCCCCGGTCCCTGGGACTTCGGTCTGGTCCTCCTGGTGGACACCTCCCGCTATCCGCTGCGGGTGCGGGCCATCCACCGCCTCCTGCACCGTCTCCCGGTCGCCAAGGCCCTGGCCGCCGTGGAGGGCCTCTTCCGGGTACGCACCATCGAGGGCCCGCTGTCGAGCGCGCTGGAGGCCCTGGCCGAGGCGGTGGCCGACGGGGGCAATGCCTTCGTGCTCGCCGGTGACGGCCGCTTCCACCTCCTCGACCGCCCGGACCCGGATCTCCTGGCCCGTACGGTCCCCGCCGACCGCCCGGAGGCGTGGCGCACGCTGGACGCGACGGTCCTGCACTCCGTGCTGCTGGAGCACGTCTGGCGCGTGGCGGACGATCCGGAACACATCGGCTACATCCACGAGACGGCGGCGGCCGTCACCCAGGCCGAGCGGCACGGCGGCACGGCCGTGCTGATGCACCCGGTCCACGAGGACGTCGTACGGGAACTCGCCGCGCAGGGCGTGACCATGCCGCGCAAGTCGACGTCCTTCGGCCCCAAGCCGGCCACCGGCCTGGTCCTGCGCAGCCTCGCGC
The window above is part of the Streptomyces syringium genome. Proteins encoded here:
- a CDS encoding DUF1015 family protein translates to MSTPGHAGQGLQLAPFRGLRYVPERVGSLAAVTSPPYDVVVRPDGLRHLETADPHNIVRLILPQAATAADRHRQAADTLRQWQEERILAADPEPALYVYEQRGDGILQRGLIGALRLSPREEGVVLPHEDVMPHIVEDRAALMRDTAANLEPLLFSYRGGENGTADVIERVIRCEPLLSTTTEDGYAHRLWSITDADDLARIDEDLSRQQALIADGHHRWATYLRLRAEQPAPGPWDFGLVLLVDTSRYPLRVRAIHRLLHRLPVAKALAAVEGLFRVRTIEGPLSSALEALAEAVADGGNAFVLAGDGRFHLLDRPDPDLLARTVPADRPEAWRTLDATVLHSVLLEHVWRVADDPEHIGYIHETAAAVTQAERHGGTAVLMHPVHEDVVRELAAQGVTMPRKSTSFGPKPATGLVLRSLALN